The proteins below are encoded in one region of Hordeum vulgare subsp. vulgare chromosome 3H, MorexV3_pseudomolecules_assembly, whole genome shotgun sequence:
- the LOC123443133 gene encoding protein DJ-1 homolog A-like isoform X1: MAMATSPSPKKVLLPIVAGTEPIEASIPIDILRRAGADVTVASAGDALLVEIMYGVKILADELLADCAAASYDLIVLPGGVPGAANLGGCATLEGILRKHVEKGGLYAAICAAPPLALASWGLLDGHKATGHPWFVEKFPPEVTAVDANVVVDGNAVTGTGPATSMEFALALVEQLYGKEKVEQITKLMLVRYEGGYSMKELNSVQWHCSGTPKVLLPLANGSEEMEAITIVDALRRANADVIVASVEDGFDVTARYGTRIVADVMLDEAADRAPFDLIIVPGGLPGAKTLGRCEQLVTLLKKHAEANKPYGAIGAATAHVLEPHGLLKGRKATTCASMAGLLADDSECENRVVVDGNVITSRSPGTAMEYAVAVVDKMLGRDEARRLAEGLLFLA, from the exons ATGGCCATGGCGACGTCTCCTTCCCCTAAGAAG GTGCTGCTGCCGATCGTCGCCGGCACAGAGCCGATCGAGGCGTCCATCCCCATCGACATCCTCCGCCGCGCCGGCGCCGACGTTACCGTCGCTTCAGCTGGCGACGCCCTTCTCGTCGAGATCATGTACGGCGTCAAAATATTGGCCGACGAGCTCCTGGCTGACTGCGCCGCCGCTTCCTACGACCTCATCGTCCTCCCC GGTGGTGTTCCTGGCGCTGCGAATCTCGGTGGTTGTGCGACGTTGGAGGGCATACTGAGGAAGCACGTTGAGAAGGGAGGACTCTACGCCGCCATATGCGCTGCACCGCCGCTGGCGTTGGCGTCCTGGGGCCTACTCGACGGACACAAG GCTACGGGTCATCCCTGGTTCGTGGAGAAGTTCCCTCCTGAGGTGACCGCCGTGGACGCGAACGTGGTGGTGGACGGCAACGCCGTGACGGGCACGGGGCCGGCGACGTCGATGGAGTTTGCGCTGGCTTTGGTGGAACAGCTCTACGGGAAGGAGAAGGTCGAGCAGATCACTAAACTAATG cTTGTGAGATACGAAGGTGGGTACAGCATGAAAGAACTCAACTCGGTCCAGTGGCACTGCAGCGGCACACCCAAG GTTCTTCTTCCACTAGCCAACGGCAGCGAGGAGATGGAGGCAATAACAATCGTGGACGCGCTGCGCAGAGCCAACGCGGACGTCATTGTCGCGTCCGTCGAGGACGGCTTCGATGTCACCGCGCGATACGGGACGAGAATCGTGGCCGACGTGATGCTGGACGAGGCCGCCGATCGGGCGCCGTTCGATCTGATCATCGTGCCG GGCGGCCTGCCGGGCGCGAAGACGCTGGGCCGCTGTGAGCAGCTCGTCACTCTGCTGAAGAAGCATGCGGAAGCGAACAAGCCGTACGGCGCCATCGGCGCCGCCACCGCCCATGTGCTCGAGCCCCATGGCCTGCTCAAG GGCAGGAAGGCGACGACGTGCGCATCCATGGCCGGGCTGCTCGCCGACGATAGCGAGTGCGAGAACAGGGTGGTGGTTGACGGGAACGTGATCACGAGCAGGAGCCCCGGCACCGCCATGGAGTACGCGGTGGCCGTCGTCGATAAGATGCTGGGCCGCGACGAGGCGCGGCGACTGGCGGAAGGCCTGCTCTTCTTGGCCTGA
- the LOC123443133 gene encoding protein DJ-1 homolog B-like isoform X2 produces the protein MAMATSPSPKKVLLPIVAGTEPIEASIPIDILRRAGADVTVASAGDALLVEIMYGVKILADELLADCAAASYDLIVLPGGVPGAANLGGCATLEGILRKHVEKGGLYAAICAAPPLALASWGLLDGHKATGHPWFVEKFPPEVTAVDANVVVDGNAVTGTGPATSMEFALALVEQLYGKEKVEQITKLMLVRYEGGYSMKELNSVQWHCSGTPKVLLPLANGSEEMEAITIVDALRRANADVIVASVEDGFDVTARYGTRIVADVMLDEAADRAPFDLIIVPGGLPGAKTLGRCEQLVTLLKKHAEANKPYGAIGAATAHVLEPHGLLKDAAGQEGDDVRIHGRAARRR, from the exons ATGGCCATGGCGACGTCTCCTTCCCCTAAGAAG GTGCTGCTGCCGATCGTCGCCGGCACAGAGCCGATCGAGGCGTCCATCCCCATCGACATCCTCCGCCGCGCCGGCGCCGACGTTACCGTCGCTTCAGCTGGCGACGCCCTTCTCGTCGAGATCATGTACGGCGTCAAAATATTGGCCGACGAGCTCCTGGCTGACTGCGCCGCCGCTTCCTACGACCTCATCGTCCTCCCC GGTGGTGTTCCTGGCGCTGCGAATCTCGGTGGTTGTGCGACGTTGGAGGGCATACTGAGGAAGCACGTTGAGAAGGGAGGACTCTACGCCGCCATATGCGCTGCACCGCCGCTGGCGTTGGCGTCCTGGGGCCTACTCGACGGACACAAG GCTACGGGTCATCCCTGGTTCGTGGAGAAGTTCCCTCCTGAGGTGACCGCCGTGGACGCGAACGTGGTGGTGGACGGCAACGCCGTGACGGGCACGGGGCCGGCGACGTCGATGGAGTTTGCGCTGGCTTTGGTGGAACAGCTCTACGGGAAGGAGAAGGTCGAGCAGATCACTAAACTAATG cTTGTGAGATACGAAGGTGGGTACAGCATGAAAGAACTCAACTCGGTCCAGTGGCACTGCAGCGGCACACCCAAG GTTCTTCTTCCACTAGCCAACGGCAGCGAGGAGATGGAGGCAATAACAATCGTGGACGCGCTGCGCAGAGCCAACGCGGACGTCATTGTCGCGTCCGTCGAGGACGGCTTCGATGTCACCGCGCGATACGGGACGAGAATCGTGGCCGACGTGATGCTGGACGAGGCCGCCGATCGGGCGCCGTTCGATCTGATCATCGTGCCG GGCGGCCTGCCGGGCGCGAAGACGCTGGGCCGCTGTGAGCAGCTCGTCACTCTGCTGAAGAAGCATGCGGAAGCGAACAAGCCGTACGGCGCCATCGGCGCCGCCACCGCCCATGTGCTCGAGCCCCATGGCCTGCTCAAG GATGCTGCAGGGCAGGAAGGCGACGACGTGCGCATCCATGGCCGGGCTGCTCGCCGACGATAG